A stretch of Aedes aegypti strain LVP_AGWG chromosome 2, AaegL5.0 Primary Assembly, whole genome shotgun sequence DNA encodes these proteins:
- the LOC5563943 gene encoding tctex1 domain-containing protein 1 isoform X1 has product MEQQHQPATTTMGPSSAAMATATTVPTLVAATALVPRKPSPNVNPSPGPKPGRFFGSAFNITNRYRANSSNLGKVSLAITNLKVINNVPLPPPICAMVANDTPPLLKYQPSYQLQSKNPFNREACEVILREALDKALQGVEYSSYFAPSLCQQICEDVKSKVKELNFDRYKIVVTVTMGERYMQGLKSIAQFLWDPEKDSYVSCIYDSSPSLFAVATIYAIYFD; this is encoded by the exons ATGGAG CAGCAGCACCAACCAGCGACAACAACGATGGGTCCAAGTTCAGCAGCCATGGCCACAGCCACTACGGTTCCAACACTGGTAGCGGCAACAGCACTTGTTCCCCGTAAGCCATCGCCAAACGTAAACCCCTCTCCAGGACCAAAACCAGGACGATTCTTCGGCTCTGCATTCAATATTACCAACCGGTACAGGGCCAATAGCAGCAATTTGGGGAAGGTTAGTCTGGCCATAACCAACTTGAAGGTCATCAATAACGTTCCATTGCCCCCGCCAATTTGTGCCATGGTAGCAAACGATACGCCACCACTGCTAAAGTATCAACCGTCCTATCAGCTTCAATCGAAGAACCCCTTTAACCGGGAAGCGTGCGAAGTTATTCTGCGCGAAGCACTAGACAAAGCACTTCAGGGGGTGGAATACAGTTCCTATTTTGCGCCATCCCTTTGCCAGCAAATTTGTGAGGACGTAAAATCGAAAGTCAAGGAGTTGAACTTTGATCG ATACAAAATCGTTGTCACCGTTACGATGGGCGAGCGGTACATGCAAGGACTGAAATCAATTGCCCAGTTCTTGTGGGACCCGGAAAAAGATAGCTACGTGTCGTGTATTTACGATTCGTCACCGAGCTTATTTGCAGTTGCAACCATCTATGCGATATATTTTGATTGA
- the LOC5567853 gene encoding PX domain-containing protein kinase-like protein, protein MAIFEKRLEQKVVLDDTEPITCTIETAQNIDGHTEYVLRAQRGPYPENSWRILRRYNDFASLNKCLQISGIDLSFPGKKFIGNMRPDFIADRLIALQEFINQVLMNPILASSLPTKKFIDPDSYSTPFHDLALQYASMCLRTDGVYTLGQSLGPIGWRLRKHYFKVVHKPQGNKHSPGHSNTKHHLIKSSSQSHGKQHTTQVCVTTSTEKDYNTKESGKDDLILTWTEFGPDKYIDEKEIHNVLKNFGGVQHPFIAPIEYIASNDSGALVIRKFYKQGSLKDVLCAASPCNPFLSKYGSPKGRAPLPLKELALYARQILEAIRFLHSKGMACGHVHCGNVLIVDGVARLMDVENFIFGVPSFYRPFFVQHSKINTCEAIDVYGFGHLLYEMCMGYPLQDSYARQILDCPDSLKSLLESILSKDACKSVLPTLDQLAAHPFFSEYAASFNDQYAMAIAAQKPYLKFSTNAKEQLKNAVQKTENRVRDEQKSVKNQKRLVRVQEMMTSEEEKKKIKHKAKQEQRQAKLRAQNSLQLNNGPPQTVTVSASSGSAGAVMVKSDSANSIVSPHEAALMSPPPHATDSGGSASSPLPPPSAPPIPPPSSLPLFEQAAATGLGSSNGRQMVKSISGDDNSSSNRSALLESICNFNKSGLKKINISDN, encoded by the exons GAATACGTGTTAAGAGCACAGCGAGGACCATATCCTGAAAACAGCTGGCGTATTCTAAGGCGGTACAATGACTTCGCTTCACTTAACAAATGCTTGCAAATATCAGGAATCGATTTGTCATTTCCCGGAAAAAAGTTTATTG GTAATATGCGCCCTGATTTCATAGCTGATCGATTAATAGCATTGCAAGAGTTCATAAATCAAGTACTAATGAATCCCATTTTGGCATCATCGTTACCAACCAAAAAGTTCATTGATCCGGACAGTTACTCGACGCCGTTCCATG ATCTCGCTCTGCAATATGCGTCAATGTGCTTACGCACGGACGGCGTCTATACACTGGGTCAATCTTTGGGTCCAATAGGATGGCGGTTGAGGAAGCATTATTTCAAAGTAGTGCACAAACCGCAAGGAAACAAACACTCGCCGGGACATTCCAACACCAAACATCATTTAATAAAATCAAGTTCGCAATCGCACGGCAAACAGCACACAACTCAGGTTTGTGTAACAACATCAACCGAGAAGGACTACAATACGAAAGAAAGTGGAAAAGACGACTTGATCTTGACGTGGACTGAATTTGGACCGGATAAGTATATCGACGAGAAAGAAATTCACAATGTGTTGAAGAACTTTGGTGGCGTTCAACACCCGTTCATTGCTCCAATTGAATATATCGCATCGAATGATAGCGGAGCACTCGTTATCCGAAAGTTTTACAAACAAGGCAGTTTGAAAGATGTTCTTTGTGCAGCGTCCCCGTGTAATCCGTTCTTGTCCAAATATGGTAGCCCTAAGGGCCGAGCTCCGCTACCATTAAAAGAGTTAGCACTTTATGCACGACAAATCTTGGAGGCTATTAGATTTCTGCATTCAAAAGGCATGGCTTGCGGGCACGTGCACTGTGGTAATGTGTTGATTGTTGATGGCGTGGCACGTTTGATGGATGTAGAAAACTTCATTTTCGGTGTGCCCTCATTCTATCGGCCATTCTTTGTTCAACATAGCAAAATAAACACATGCGAAGCTATCGACGTGTATGGATTTGGACACCTATTATACGAAATGTGCATGGGTTATCCTTTGCAAGATTCATACGCCAGACAAATCCTCGACTGTCCTGATAGTTTGA AGTCCCTGTTGGAATCAATTCTTTCGAAAGATGCATGCAAATCAGTTCTTCCGACGTTAGACCAACTGGCCGCTCATCCCTTCTTCAGTGAATATGCTGCGAGCTTTAACGATCAGTACGCAATGGCGATTGCCGCCCAGAAACcttatctcaaattttcaaccaATGCCAAAGAACAGCTGAAGAATGCAGTCCAGAAAACGGAAAATCGTGTGCGAGATGAGCAGAAAtcggtcaaaaatcaaaaacgtCTAGTCAGGGTGCAAGAGATGATGACTTCGGAGGAAGAGAAGAAGAAAATCAAACATAAAGCG AAACAAGAACAACGTCAGGCCAAGCTTCGAGCCCAAAATTCATTGCAACTGAATAATGGCCCTCCGCAAACGGTAACGGTGAGTGCAAGCTCTGGATCCGCCGGTGCTGTTATGGTAAAGTCAGATAGTGCGAACAGTATCGTCTCACCACATGAAGCAGCATTAATGTCACCTCCACCGCATGCAACCGACAGTGGCGGAAGTGCTTCTTCACCGTTACCGCCCCCATCTGCTCCACCGATTCCACCGCCATCATCTCTGCCACTGTTCGAACAAGCTGCTGCAACTGGCTTGGGGTCCTCCAATGGAAGACAAATGGTCAAGTCAATTTCCGGCGACGATAACAGCAGTTCCAATCGTAGTGCCCTGCTGGAATCTATTTGTAACTTTAACAAAAGTGGACTCAAAAAGATCAACATAAGCGATAACTGA
- the LOC5563943 gene encoding tctex1 domain-containing protein 1 isoform X2, translating into MEQHQPATTTMGPSSAAMATATTVPTLVAATALVPRKPSPNVNPSPGPKPGRFFGSAFNITNRYRANSSNLGKVSLAITNLKVINNVPLPPPICAMVANDTPPLLKYQPSYQLQSKNPFNREACEVILREALDKALQGVEYSSYFAPSLCQQICEDVKSKVKELNFDRYKIVVTVTMGERYMQGLKSIAQFLWDPEKDSYVSCIYDSSPSLFAVATIYAIYFD; encoded by the exons ATGGAG CAGCACCAACCAGCGACAACAACGATGGGTCCAAGTTCAGCAGCCATGGCCACAGCCACTACGGTTCCAACACTGGTAGCGGCAACAGCACTTGTTCCCCGTAAGCCATCGCCAAACGTAAACCCCTCTCCAGGACCAAAACCAGGACGATTCTTCGGCTCTGCATTCAATATTACCAACCGGTACAGGGCCAATAGCAGCAATTTGGGGAAGGTTAGTCTGGCCATAACCAACTTGAAGGTCATCAATAACGTTCCATTGCCCCCGCCAATTTGTGCCATGGTAGCAAACGATACGCCACCACTGCTAAAGTATCAACCGTCCTATCAGCTTCAATCGAAGAACCCCTTTAACCGGGAAGCGTGCGAAGTTATTCTGCGCGAAGCACTAGACAAAGCACTTCAGGGGGTGGAATACAGTTCCTATTTTGCGCCATCCCTTTGCCAGCAAATTTGTGAGGACGTAAAATCGAAAGTCAAGGAGTTGAACTTTGATCG ATACAAAATCGTTGTCACCGTTACGATGGGCGAGCGGTACATGCAAGGACTGAAATCAATTGCCCAGTTCTTGTGGGACCCGGAAAAAGATAGCTACGTGTCGTGTATTTACGATTCGTCACCGAGCTTATTTGCAGTTGCAACCATCTATGCGATATATTTTGATTGA